The Aliiroseovarius sediminilitoris region GTTTTAATTTACGCTGTGCCGTAAAAGGAGCCACATCATGGACCTCACAGCACGAACGGCCGAGCAGATCGGCGAGGCACTTCGCCGGACGCGCAAAGCGCGCGGCTGGACCCAAAGCGACATCAGCGCGCGTACGAATTTGCGCGTCGCGACGATTTCGTCGCTCGAGAATGGCGACGCGGGATCCAAGCTTGCCACAGTGCTCGCTGTTATGGCGGCACTTGGGCTTGAGTTCCGATTGGTGGAACGCGGTGGCTCGCTTGAGATTGAGGATATCTTCTGATGGCCAAACACGGGCGTAGCGGCACGATGCAAGTGCTTCTGAACGGACGGTTGGTGGGGGCTTTGCGTCTCGCTGGTTCAGGCGCGATCAGCTTTATCTATGATCCGGAATGGTTGGCATGGGAACATGCCATGCCCATCTCGCTTTCGCTGCCTTTGCGTGAAGAGGGACACCAGGGCGGCCCCGTAATCGCCTACTTGGAAAACCTGCTGCCGGACAATCAGGCGATACGTGAACGTGTTGCGGCTCGGGTGCGCGCAGGCGGCACGGACGCATGGCACATGCTGGAGAAGATCGGGCGCGATTGCGTGGGGGCTTTGCAGTTTGTTTCGGGTGAGATCCCCGAGGTTGGTGCACTCGAGGGGGAGCCCGTATCCGAGGCGCAGATTGCTGAAATGCTGCGCAACCTCGCGAGCGCTCCGCTCGGCCTGGATGAGGAAGACGACTTTCGCATTTCCATCGCAGGGGCGCAGGAGAAAACGGCGCTGCTACGCCACGAGGGCGCGTGGATCCGTCCATCGGGGCTCACCCCAACAACCCATATCCTCAAGACGCAGCTTGGCGTTCTGCCCGCAGGGATCGATTTGTCTGACAGTGTTGAGAACGAATTTTTCTGCATGTACCTCTGTCGGGCCATGGGCATGGATGTGGCTGAAGTCGAGATTGCCGACTTCGAGGACGTGCGGAGCCTTGTTGTGACCCGGTTCGATCGGCGCTGGACCAAAGATGGCCGGTTGATCCGCCTC contains the following coding sequences:
- a CDS encoding type II toxin-antitoxin system HipA family toxin, with the translated sequence MAKHGRSGTMQVLLNGRLVGALRLAGSGAISFIYDPEWLAWEHAMPISLSLPLREEGHQGGPVIAYLENLLPDNQAIRERVAARVRAGGTDAWHMLEKIGRDCVGALQFVSGEIPEVGALEGEPVSEAQIAEMLRNLASAPLGLDEEDDFRISIAGAQEKTALLRHEGAWIRPSGLTPTTHILKTQLGVLPAGIDLSDSVENEFFCMYLCRAMGMDVAEVEIADFEDVRSLVVTRFDRRWTKDGRLIRLPQEDFCQALTVPPSQKYQMDGGPGITEGIGLLTGSDDPEADQRAFFRAQVLFWLLGATDGHAKNFSIALRPGGFRMTPLYDVLSAQKAVDDGQIRQNRMRLAMAVDGHYRINEVVPRHFLQAAKAAGFGVALAEEVLPDIAAELEPALDKTLADLPDGFPQPLADAIAAGIRRRAAAFHAV
- a CDS encoding helix-turn-helix domain-containing protein, translated to MDLTARTAEQIGEALRRTRKARGWTQSDISARTNLRVATISSLENGDAGSKLATVLAVMAALGLEFRLVERGGSLEIEDIF